The following proteins come from a genomic window of Neoarius graeffei isolate fNeoGra1 chromosome 26, fNeoGra1.pri, whole genome shotgun sequence:
- the LOC132874079 gene encoding MICOS complex subunit MIC10-like, which produces MAEERGRKWDRCLADSAVKFVTGLSVGALFSVLLFKRRAWPIVFGAGMGIGMACSNCQHDFRSPYLLHGHVVKDQ; this is translated from the exons ATGGCGGAGGAACGCGGCCGGAAGTGGGATCGGTGTCTCGCGGACAGTGCTGTTAAATTCG taaCTGGGCTCAGCGTTGGTGCTCTGTTCTCCGTCCTACTTTTCAAAA gacgtgCATGGCCCATAGTGTTTGGAGCAGGAATGGGGATCGGCATGGCGTGTTCCAACTGCCAACATGACTTCAGATCACCGTACCTGCTGCACGGACATGTGGTGAAG gatcaGTAG